A single region of the Mustela lutreola isolate mMusLut2 chromosome 2, mMusLut2.pri, whole genome shotgun sequence genome encodes:
- the LOC131823865 gene encoding death domain-containing membrane protein NRADD-like isoform X1, with translation MTLQPLLQEMQSLGALLAGRAMLHNSSHREGMLHVDKTRRVQDRNREEVWVGGALAPNTSSPFPPEPPGASGSIIPVYCALLATVVLGLLAYVAFKCWRSHKQRQQLAKARTAELGALDRDQRHGDSVVFLDNPQLPGSQGPHPELGCRLYLHLSRQQQEEVERLLEVSGEPDKGWQGLASRLGYHADAVEIMAQGQVPAHTLLRDWAVKEGSGATLRVLEDALAALGREDVVRLLSSPAEGCSVV, from the exons ATGACACTCCAACCCCTTCTCCAGGAGATGCAGTCCCTGGGAGCCCTGCTGGCTGGCAGAGCCATGCTTCACAACTCCAGCCACAGGGAGGGCATGCTCCATGTGG ATAAGACCCGGAGGGTGCAGGACAGGAACAGGGAAGAGGTATGGGTAGGGGGAGCTCTGGCCCCCAATACCTCCTCCCCATTCCCCCCTGAGCCTCCAGGGGCCTCAGGCAGCATTATCCCTGTCTACTGTGCCCTCCTGGCCACGGTGGTCCTTGGTCTGCTCGCCTACGTGGCCTTCAAGTG CTGGCGCTCACATAAACAAAGACAGCAGCTGGCCAAAGCTCGGACTGCAGAGCTGGGGGCCCTCGACAGGGACCAGAGGCATGGGGACAGCGTTGTCTTCCTGGACAATCCCCAGCTGCCCGGGAGCCAGG GGCCACATCCTGAACTTGGCTGCCGGCTCTACCTTCATCTCTCTCGGCAGCAGCAAGAGGAAGTGGAACGGCTCCTGGAAGTGTCCGGCGAACCTGACAAGGGCTGGCAGGGCCTGGCCAGCCGCCTGGGCTACCATGCGGACGCTGTGGAGATCATGGCCCAGGGCCAGGTGCCAGCCCACACCCTACTGAGGGACTGGGCTGTCAAAGAAGGCAGTGGGGCCACCCTCAGGGTGCTGGAGGACGCCCTGGCCGCCCTGGGCCGTGAAGATGTGGTCCGGCTTCTGAGCTCCCCAGCTGAGGGCTGCTCTGTGGTGTGA
- the LOC131823865 gene encoding death domain-containing membrane protein NRADD-like isoform X3 produces the protein MLLILFVLFSTDKTRRVQDRNREEVWVGGALAPNTSSPFPPEPPGASGSIIPVYCALLATVVLGLLAYVAFKCWRSHKQRQQLAKARTAELGALDRDQRHGDSVVFLDNPQLPGSQGPHPELGCRLYLHLSRQQQEEVERLLEVSGEPDKGWQGLASRLGYHADAVEIMAQGQVPAHTLLRDWAVKEGSGATLRVLEDALAALGREDVVRLLSSPAEGCSVV, from the exons ATGCTCTTGATCCTATTTGTCCTTTTCTCTACAGATAAGACCCGGAGGGTGCAGGACAGGAACAGGGAAGAGGTATGGGTAGGGGGAGCTCTGGCCCCCAATACCTCCTCCCCATTCCCCCCTGAGCCTCCAGGGGCCTCAGGCAGCATTATCCCTGTCTACTGTGCCCTCCTGGCCACGGTGGTCCTTGGTCTGCTCGCCTACGTGGCCTTCAAGTG CTGGCGCTCACATAAACAAAGACAGCAGCTGGCCAAAGCTCGGACTGCAGAGCTGGGGGCCCTCGACAGGGACCAGAGGCATGGGGACAGCGTTGTCTTCCTGGACAATCCCCAGCTGCCCGGGAGCCAGG GGCCACATCCTGAACTTGGCTGCCGGCTCTACCTTCATCTCTCTCGGCAGCAGCAAGAGGAAGTGGAACGGCTCCTGGAAGTGTCCGGCGAACCTGACAAGGGCTGGCAGGGCCTGGCCAGCCGCCTGGGCTACCATGCGGACGCTGTGGAGATCATGGCCCAGGGCCAGGTGCCAGCCCACACCCTACTGAGGGACTGGGCTGTCAAAGAAGGCAGTGGGGCCACCCTCAGGGTGCTGGAGGACGCCCTGGCCGCCCTGGGCCGTGAAGATGTGGTCCGGCTTCTGAGCTCCCCAGCTGAGGGCTGCTCTGTGGTGTGA
- the LOC131823865 gene encoding death domain-containing membrane protein NRADD-like isoform X2, with product MQSLGALLAGRAMLHNSSHREGMLHVDKTRRVQDRNREEVWVGGALAPNTSSPFPPEPPGASGSIIPVYCALLATVVLGLLAYVAFKCWRSHKQRQQLAKARTAELGALDRDQRHGDSVVFLDNPQLPGSQGPHPELGCRLYLHLSRQQQEEVERLLEVSGEPDKGWQGLASRLGYHADAVEIMAQGQVPAHTLLRDWAVKEGSGATLRVLEDALAALGREDVVRLLSSPAEGCSVV from the exons ATGCAGTCCCTGGGAGCCCTGCTGGCTGGCAGAGCCATGCTTCACAACTCCAGCCACAGGGAGGGCATGCTCCATGTGG ATAAGACCCGGAGGGTGCAGGACAGGAACAGGGAAGAGGTATGGGTAGGGGGAGCTCTGGCCCCCAATACCTCCTCCCCATTCCCCCCTGAGCCTCCAGGGGCCTCAGGCAGCATTATCCCTGTCTACTGTGCCCTCCTGGCCACGGTGGTCCTTGGTCTGCTCGCCTACGTGGCCTTCAAGTG CTGGCGCTCACATAAACAAAGACAGCAGCTGGCCAAAGCTCGGACTGCAGAGCTGGGGGCCCTCGACAGGGACCAGAGGCATGGGGACAGCGTTGTCTTCCTGGACAATCCCCAGCTGCCCGGGAGCCAGG GGCCACATCCTGAACTTGGCTGCCGGCTCTACCTTCATCTCTCTCGGCAGCAGCAAGAGGAAGTGGAACGGCTCCTGGAAGTGTCCGGCGAACCTGACAAGGGCTGGCAGGGCCTGGCCAGCCGCCTGGGCTACCATGCGGACGCTGTGGAGATCATGGCCCAGGGCCAGGTGCCAGCCCACACCCTACTGAGGGACTGGGCTGTCAAAGAAGGCAGTGGGGCCACCCTCAGGGTGCTGGAGGACGCCCTGGCCGCCCTGGGCCGTGAAGATGTGGTCCGGCTTCTGAGCTCCCCAGCTGAGGGCTGCTCTGTGGTGTGA